One segment of Theobroma cacao cultivar B97-61/B2 chromosome 9, Criollo_cocoa_genome_V2, whole genome shotgun sequence DNA contains the following:
- the LOC18588953 gene encoding transcriptional corepressor LEUNIG isoform X1 has translation MSQTNWEADKMLDVYIHDYLVKRDLKASAQAFQAEGKVSSDPVAIDAPGGFLFEWWSVFWDIFIARTNEKHSEVAASYIETQLIKAREQQQQQQQQQQQPQQPQHQQQQQQQQQLQMHQLLLQRHAQQQQQQQQQQQQQQQQQQQQQQQQQQQQQQQPPQQPPQQRRDGPHLLNGSTNGLVGNDSLMRQPAGTANAIATKMYEERLKLPLPRDSLDDAAIKQRYGENVGQLLDPNHASILKPAAATGQPSGQVLHGTAGAMSPQVQARSQQLPGTTPDIKTEINPVLNPRAAGPDGSLIGISGSNQGGNNLTLKGWPLTGLEQLRTGLLQQQKPFIQAPQPFHQLQMLTPQHQQQLMLAQQNLTSPSGSDENRRLRMLLNNNRTMGLGKDSLSNSVGDVVPNVSPLQAGSPLMPRGDTDMLIKLKMAQLQQQHQQQQLQQQQNSNSQQQQLQQHALSNQQSQSSNPGLHQQDKVGGGGSVTVDGGMSNSFRGNDQVSKNQNGRKRKQPVSSSGPANSSGTANTAGPSPSSAPSTPSTHTPGDVISMPALPHSGSSSKPLMMFGTDGAGTLTSPSNQLWDDKDLELQADMERFVEDGSLDDNVESFLSHDDTDPRDTVGRCMDVSKGFTFMEVNSVRASTSKVNCCHFSSDGKLLASGGHDKKAVLWYTETLKPKSTLEEHSSLITDVRFSPSMSRLATSSFDKTVRVWDADSPGYSLRTFMGHSATVMSLDFHPSKDDLICSCDGDGEIRYWSINNGSCARVFKGGTAQLRFQPRLGKYLAAAAENVVSILDTETQTCRHSLQGHTKPIHSVCWDTSGELLASVSEDSVRVWTLGSGSEGECVHELSCNGNKFHSCVFHPTYPSLLVIGCYQSLELWNMTENKTMTLAAHDGLIAALAVSPVTGLVSSASHDKIVKLWK, from the exons ATGTCTCAAACCAACTGGGAAGCTGATAAAAT GTTAGATGTGTATATCCATGATTATTTAGTAAAGAGGGATTTAAAGGCTTCAGCTCAGGCTTTTCAAGCTGAAGGAAAAGTATCATCAGATCCTGTAG CTATTGATGCACCTGGAGGTTTTCTCTTTGAATGGTGGTCTGTTTTCTGGGACATATTCATCGCCAGGACTAATGAGAAGCACTCAGAGGTTGCTGCATCTTATATTGAG ACACAGTTGATTAAAGCGCGGGAGCAGCAGCAACAgcaacagcagcagcagcagcaaccTCAACAGCCTCAGCATCAACAgcaacagcagcagcagcaacaaCTGCAGATGCACCAGCTTCTATTGCAGAGGCATGCTCAGCAGCAACAGCAGCAGCAACAGCAGCAGCAACAGCAGCAACAACAGCAGCAGCAACAGCAACAgcaacagcagcagcagcagcagcagcagccgCCCCAGCAGCCGCCCCAGCAGCGAAGGGATGGCCCTCACCTCCTCAATGGCAGTACAAATGGACTTGTTGGAAATGACTCTCTCATGCGTCAGCCAGCTGGAACTGCTAATGCCATAGCGACAAAGATGTATGAGGAAAGATTAAAATTGCCACTTCCAAGGGATTCTTTAGATGATGCAGCAATAAAG CAAAGGTACGGAGAGAATGTTGGCCAGCTCTTGGATCCAAATCATGCCTCGATATTGAAGCCTGCGGCAGCAACGGGCCAACCTTCAGG GCAAGTATTGCATGGTACAGCTGGTGCTATGTCTCCTCAAGTTCAAGCTCGAAGTCAGCAATTGCCAGGAACAACACCG GACATAAAGACTGAGATAAATCCAGTATTGAATCCCAGAGCTGCAGGTCCAGATGGATCTTTAATTGGAATTTCGG GGTCAAATCAAGGCGGAAATAATTTGACTTTGAAAGGATGGCCATTAACG GGTCTGGAACAACTGCGCACTGGGCTCCTTCAGCAGCAAAAACCTTTTATACAGGCTCCCCAGCCCTTTCATCAACTTCAGATGTTGACACCACAGCATCAGCAGCAACTCATGCTTGCTCAGCAGAATCTGACATCACCATCTGGCAGTGATGAAAATAGGAGATTGAGAATGCTGTTGAATAATAATCGGACCATGGGCCTTGGAAAGGATAGCCTTTCTAATTCTGTTGGTGACGTGGTTCCAAATGTATCACCTTTGCAGGCAGGCAGTCCTCTCATGCCTCGGGGAGATACAGATATGCTAATTAAG TTAAAAATGGCTCAGTTGCAGCAACAGCACCAGCAACAGCAACTGCAACAGCAACAGAATAGTAACTCACAGCAGCAGCAACTTCAGCAGCATGCACTCTCAAATCAGCAATCACAGAGTTCTAATCCAGGTTTACATCAACAAGATAAAGTTGGTGGAGGTGGAAGTGTCACTGTGGATGGTGGCATGTCAAACTCATTTCGAGGGAATGATCAG GTTTCAAAAAACCAGaatggaagaaagagaaaacagCCAGTGTCTTCTTCAGGCCCTGCCAATAGCTCAGGGACAGCAAACACAGCTGGACCTTCGCCAAGTTCAGCACCATCCACGCCATCAACGCACACCCCTGGAGATGTGATTTCAATGCCTGCCCTGCCTCATAGTGGCAGTTCTTCCAAGCCGCTGATGATGTTTGGCACTGATGGTGCTGGCACACTTACATCACCATCAAATCAGTTG TGGGATGATAAAGATCTTGAATTGCAGGCTGATATGGAACGATTTGTGGAGGATGGATCTCTTGATGATAATGTTGAGTCTTTTTTATCCCATGATGATACGGATCCTAGAGATACCGTTGGCCGATGTATGGATGTCAGTAAAG GTTTCACATTTATGGAAGTAAATTCTGTTCGAGCAAGCACAAGCAAAGTTAATTGTTGTCATTTCTCATCAGACGGAAAGTTACTTGCTAGTGGTGGCCATGATAAAAAG GCTGTATTATGGTACACAGAAACTTTGAAGCCAAAGTCTACTCTTGAAGAACATTCATCTTTAATTACTGATGTTCGTTTCAGTCCAAGCATGTCACGGCTTGCAACATCTTCATTTGACAAAACTGTCAGAGTTTGGGATGCTGACAGT CCTGGTTATTCACTTCGTACCTTTATGGGCCATTCTGCTACTGTTATGTCACTTGACTTCCACCCAAGTAAGGATGATCTTATCTGCTCTTGTGATGGTGATGGTGAAATACGATACTGGAGTATCAACAATGGGAGCTGTGCAAGAGTATTCAAG GGTGGTACAGCCCAGTTGAGATTTCAACCTCGCCTTGGAAAGTATCTTGCTGCAGCTGCAGAGAATGTTGTGTCTATATTGGACACAGAAACTCAAACCTGTCGACACTCATTGCAG GGACACACTAAACCGATCCACTCTGTATGCTGGGACACTTCGGGTGAGCTTCTAGCATCTGTCAGTGAGGACTCTGTCAGAGTTTGGACACTTGGATCGGGGAGTGAAGGGGAATGTGTTCATGAATTGAGCTGTAATGGGAACAAGTTTCACTCTTGTGTTTTCCATCCTACATATCCATCATTGCTGGTCATTGGCTGTTACCAG TCGTTGGAGCTGTGGAATATGACGGAGAATAAGACTATGACTTTGGCAGCTCATGACGGACTAATAGCTGCATTGGCTGTATCACCTGTGACAGGGCTGGTTTCTTCTGCCAGCCATGACAAGATTGTCAAATTGTGGAAGTGA
- the LOC18588953 gene encoding transcriptional corepressor LEUNIG isoform X2 has protein sequence MSQTNWEADKMLDVYIHDYLVKRDLKASAQAFQAEGKVSSDPVAIDAPGGFLFEWWSVFWDIFIARTNEKHSEVAASYIETQLIKAREQQQQQQQQQQQPQQPQHQQQQQQQQQLQMHQLLLQRHAQQQQQQQQQQQQQQQQQQQQQQQQQQQQQQQPPQQPPQQRRDGPHLLNGSTNGLVGNDSLMRQPAGTANAIATKMYEERLKLPLPRDSLDDAAIKQRYGENVGQLLDPNHASILKPAAATGQPSGQVLHGTAGAMSPQVQARSQQLPGTTPDIKTEINPVLNPRAAGPDGSLIGISGSNQGGNNLTLKGWPLTGLEQLRTGLLQQQKPFIQAPQPFHQLQMLTPQHQQQLMLAQQNLTSPSGSDENRRLRMLLNNNRTMGLGKDSLSNSVGDVVPNVSPLQAGSPLMPRGDTDMLIKLKMAQLQQQHQQQQLQQQQNSNSQQQQLQQHALSNQQSQSSNPGLHQQDKVGGGGSVTVDGGMSNSFRGNDQVSKNQNGRKRKQPVSSSGPANSSGTANTAGPSPSSAPSTPSTHTPGDVISMPALPHSGSSSKPLMMFGTDGAGTLTSPSNQLADMERFVEDGSLDDNVESFLSHDDTDPRDTVGRCMDVSKGFTFMEVNSVRASTSKVNCCHFSSDGKLLASGGHDKKAVLWYTETLKPKSTLEEHSSLITDVRFSPSMSRLATSSFDKTVRVWDADSPGYSLRTFMGHSATVMSLDFHPSKDDLICSCDGDGEIRYWSINNGSCARVFKGGTAQLRFQPRLGKYLAAAAENVVSILDTETQTCRHSLQGHTKPIHSVCWDTSGELLASVSEDSVRVWTLGSGSEGECVHELSCNGNKFHSCVFHPTYPSLLVIGCYQSLELWNMTENKTMTLAAHDGLIAALAVSPVTGLVSSASHDKIVKLWK, from the exons ATGTCTCAAACCAACTGGGAAGCTGATAAAAT GTTAGATGTGTATATCCATGATTATTTAGTAAAGAGGGATTTAAAGGCTTCAGCTCAGGCTTTTCAAGCTGAAGGAAAAGTATCATCAGATCCTGTAG CTATTGATGCACCTGGAGGTTTTCTCTTTGAATGGTGGTCTGTTTTCTGGGACATATTCATCGCCAGGACTAATGAGAAGCACTCAGAGGTTGCTGCATCTTATATTGAG ACACAGTTGATTAAAGCGCGGGAGCAGCAGCAACAgcaacagcagcagcagcagcaaccTCAACAGCCTCAGCATCAACAgcaacagcagcagcagcaacaaCTGCAGATGCACCAGCTTCTATTGCAGAGGCATGCTCAGCAGCAACAGCAGCAGCAACAGCAGCAGCAACAGCAGCAACAACAGCAGCAGCAACAGCAACAgcaacagcagcagcagcagcagcagcagccgCCCCAGCAGCCGCCCCAGCAGCGAAGGGATGGCCCTCACCTCCTCAATGGCAGTACAAATGGACTTGTTGGAAATGACTCTCTCATGCGTCAGCCAGCTGGAACTGCTAATGCCATAGCGACAAAGATGTATGAGGAAAGATTAAAATTGCCACTTCCAAGGGATTCTTTAGATGATGCAGCAATAAAG CAAAGGTACGGAGAGAATGTTGGCCAGCTCTTGGATCCAAATCATGCCTCGATATTGAAGCCTGCGGCAGCAACGGGCCAACCTTCAGG GCAAGTATTGCATGGTACAGCTGGTGCTATGTCTCCTCAAGTTCAAGCTCGAAGTCAGCAATTGCCAGGAACAACACCG GACATAAAGACTGAGATAAATCCAGTATTGAATCCCAGAGCTGCAGGTCCAGATGGATCTTTAATTGGAATTTCGG GGTCAAATCAAGGCGGAAATAATTTGACTTTGAAAGGATGGCCATTAACG GGTCTGGAACAACTGCGCACTGGGCTCCTTCAGCAGCAAAAACCTTTTATACAGGCTCCCCAGCCCTTTCATCAACTTCAGATGTTGACACCACAGCATCAGCAGCAACTCATGCTTGCTCAGCAGAATCTGACATCACCATCTGGCAGTGATGAAAATAGGAGATTGAGAATGCTGTTGAATAATAATCGGACCATGGGCCTTGGAAAGGATAGCCTTTCTAATTCTGTTGGTGACGTGGTTCCAAATGTATCACCTTTGCAGGCAGGCAGTCCTCTCATGCCTCGGGGAGATACAGATATGCTAATTAAG TTAAAAATGGCTCAGTTGCAGCAACAGCACCAGCAACAGCAACTGCAACAGCAACAGAATAGTAACTCACAGCAGCAGCAACTTCAGCAGCATGCACTCTCAAATCAGCAATCACAGAGTTCTAATCCAGGTTTACATCAACAAGATAAAGTTGGTGGAGGTGGAAGTGTCACTGTGGATGGTGGCATGTCAAACTCATTTCGAGGGAATGATCAG GTTTCAAAAAACCAGaatggaagaaagagaaaacagCCAGTGTCTTCTTCAGGCCCTGCCAATAGCTCAGGGACAGCAAACACAGCTGGACCTTCGCCAAGTTCAGCACCATCCACGCCATCAACGCACACCCCTGGAGATGTGATTTCAATGCCTGCCCTGCCTCATAGTGGCAGTTCTTCCAAGCCGCTGATGATGTTTGGCACTGATGGTGCTGGCACACTTACATCACCATCAAATCAGTTG GCTGATATGGAACGATTTGTGGAGGATGGATCTCTTGATGATAATGTTGAGTCTTTTTTATCCCATGATGATACGGATCCTAGAGATACCGTTGGCCGATGTATGGATGTCAGTAAAG GTTTCACATTTATGGAAGTAAATTCTGTTCGAGCAAGCACAAGCAAAGTTAATTGTTGTCATTTCTCATCAGACGGAAAGTTACTTGCTAGTGGTGGCCATGATAAAAAG GCTGTATTATGGTACACAGAAACTTTGAAGCCAAAGTCTACTCTTGAAGAACATTCATCTTTAATTACTGATGTTCGTTTCAGTCCAAGCATGTCACGGCTTGCAACATCTTCATTTGACAAAACTGTCAGAGTTTGGGATGCTGACAGT CCTGGTTATTCACTTCGTACCTTTATGGGCCATTCTGCTACTGTTATGTCACTTGACTTCCACCCAAGTAAGGATGATCTTATCTGCTCTTGTGATGGTGATGGTGAAATACGATACTGGAGTATCAACAATGGGAGCTGTGCAAGAGTATTCAAG GGTGGTACAGCCCAGTTGAGATTTCAACCTCGCCTTGGAAAGTATCTTGCTGCAGCTGCAGAGAATGTTGTGTCTATATTGGACACAGAAACTCAAACCTGTCGACACTCATTGCAG GGACACACTAAACCGATCCACTCTGTATGCTGGGACACTTCGGGTGAGCTTCTAGCATCTGTCAGTGAGGACTCTGTCAGAGTTTGGACACTTGGATCGGGGAGTGAAGGGGAATGTGTTCATGAATTGAGCTGTAATGGGAACAAGTTTCACTCTTGTGTTTTCCATCCTACATATCCATCATTGCTGGTCATTGGCTGTTACCAG TCGTTGGAGCTGTGGAATATGACGGAGAATAAGACTATGACTTTGGCAGCTCATGACGGACTAATAGCTGCATTGGCTGTATCACCTGTGACAGGGCTGGTTTCTTCTGCCAGCCATGACAAGATTGTCAAATTGTGGAAGTGA
- the LOC18588955 gene encoding probable indole-3-pyruvate monooxygenase YUCCA4 has protein sequence MGSCKDQQDHHQFQANCVGVHGPIIVGAGPSGLATSACLTQQGVPSLILEKSDCIAALWQHRTYDRLKLHLPKQFCELPLLGFPENFPKYPTKHQFISYMESYASHFSILPRFKQAVQSAEFDHVLGFWRVKTQDCEYISRWLIVATGENAEPVIPDISGIDKFNGPVVHTSLYKSGSEFRNQRVLVIGCGNSGMEVSLDLCRHNATPHMVVRNTVHVLPREMFGFSTFGIAMALLRWFPLRLVDKFLLLVANFTLGNTDQIGLRRPKTGPIELKNVTGKTPVLDVGALSQIKSGKIKVMEGVKEITRNGAKFMDGQEKEIDSIILATGYKSNVPTWLKGCDFFTKDGMPKTPFPNGWKGEKGLYTVGFTRRGLQGTASDAVKIARDVAEQWRTIKDCNNNSCNSHVILLKET, from the exons ATGGGTTCTTGTAAAGATCAACAAGACCATCATCAGTTTCAAGCAAACTGCGTTGGGGTTCATGGGCCTATCATTGTAGGTGCAGGACCATCTGGTCTAGCAACATCTGCTTGCCTTACTCAGCAAGGCGTCCCTTCTCTTATTCTTGAGAAAAGCGACTGCATAGCTGCCTTATGGCAACATCGAACCTATGATCGTCTCAAACTCCATCTTCCCAAACAGTTTTGCGAATTACCACTCCTTGGTTTCCCTGAAAATTTCCCAAAGTACCCAACCAAGCACCAGTTTATCTCTTACATGGAATCCTATGCTTCACATTTCTCAATCCTACCTAGGTTCAAGCAAGCTGTGCAAAGCGCAGAGTTCGATCATGTTTTGGGGTTTTGGAGGGTTAAAACTCAAGACTGTGAGTACATTTCAAGGTGGCTTATTGTTGCTACTGGTGAAAATGCTGAGCCTGTAATACCAGACATTTCGGGGATTGACAAGTTCAACGGTCCTGTTGTTCATACCAGTTTGTACAAGTCTGGTTCTGAGTTTAGAAACCAAAGGGTTTTGGTAATTGGATGTGGCAATTCTGGCATGGAAGTTAGCTTGGACCTCTGTCGGCACAATGCGACCCCGCATATGGTTGTTAGAAACACG GTGCATGTCTTGCCTAGGGAGATGTTTGGTTTCTCAACATTTGGTATAGCCATGGCACTTCTCAGATGGTTCCCTTTGAGGCTAGTAGATAAATTCCTGTTGCTGGTAGCCAACTTCACCCTGGGCAACACAGACCAAATAGGTCTTCGACGGCCGAAAACCGGTCCTATTGAGCTCAAGAATGTCACTGGAAAGACGCCGGTGCTCGACGTTGGTGCACTATCACAGATAAAATCTGGTAAAATTAAG gTGATGGAAGGTGTGAAAGAGATAACAAGAAATGGAGCAAAGTTTATGGATGGACAAGAAAAGGAGATTGATTCAATAATCCTGGCAACTGGGTACAAAAGCAATGTGCCTACTTGGCTCAAG GGATGTGATTTTTTCACCAAAGATGGCATGCCGAAAACGCCGTTTCCCAACGGATGGAAGGGAGAGAAGGGATTGTACACAGTTGGGTTTACAAGAAGAGGGCTGCAAGGAACGGCTTCTGACGCCGTTAAGATTGCTAGAGACGTTGCTGAACAATGGAGGACAATCAAAGACTGTAACAACAACAGTTGTAATTCTCATGTTATCCTGCTCAAGGAAACCTGA